A genomic segment from Triticum dicoccoides isolate Atlit2015 ecotype Zavitan chromosome 1A, WEW_v2.0, whole genome shotgun sequence encodes:
- the LOC119271494 gene encoding probable serine protease EDA2 isoform X2 — MVSRAGFASLLGASFLLLLLRGAEPLGFSHRPMTAGDELSAAPSRYLTREERWMSQRLDHFSPTDHRQFNQRYFEFLDYHDDPTGPVFLRICGESSCDGLPNDYLAVIAKKFGAAVVTPEHRYYGKSSPFDSLTTDNLRFLSSKQALFDLAVFRQYYQEKLNSQYNRSAGFDNPWFVFGVSYSGALSAWFRLKFPHLTCGSLASSGVVLAVYNFTDFDKQVGESAGPQCKAALQEITRLVDEQLRLDSHSVKALFGADSLKNDGDFLFLLADAAATTFQYGNPDALCSPLANAKKKGESLVETYAHFVKDYFIKKLGTTVSSYDQEYLKETTPDDSSSRLWWFQVCSEVAYFQVAPKNDSVRSAQLNTRYNLDLCKNVYGEGVYPDVFMTNLYYGGTSIAASKIVFTNGSQDPWRHASKQNSSEDMPSYIIKCSNCGHGTDLRGCPQLPFRIEGDSSNCTSPEAVNTVRKQIVKHIDLWLSQCHEPTRAW; from the exons ATGGTGTCCCGCGCTGGGTTCGCCTCCCTCCTCGGCGCCTccttcctcctgctcctcctgcGCGGCGCCGAGCCGCTCGGGTTCAGCCACCGCCCGATGACCGCCGGCGACGAGCTCTCGGCCGCCCCGAGCAGATACCTGACGCGGGAGGAGCGCTGGATGAGCCAGCGCCTCGACCACTTCTCCCCCACC GACCACCGCCAATTCAATCAGCGCTACTTCGAGTTCCTGGACTACCACGACGACCCCACCGGCCCGGTGTTCCTGCGCATCTGCGGCGAGTCCTCCTGCGACGGCCTCCCCAACGACTACCTCGCCGTCATCGCCAAGAAGTTCGGCGCCGCGGTGGTGACGCCGGAGCACCGGTACTACGGCAAGAGCTCCCCGTTCGACAGCCTCACCACCGACAACCTCAGGTTCCTGTCGTCCAAGCAGGCGCTCTTCGACCTCGCCGTCTTCCGCCAGTATTACCAG GAAAAACTGAATTCTCAGTACAACCGGAGCGCGGGGTTCGACAATCCGTGGTTTGTCTTCGGGGTCTCCTACTCCGGGGCTCTCAGCGCCTGGTTCAGGCTCAAGTTCCCTCACCTGACATGCGGAAGCCTCGCGAGCTCCGGGGTGGTTCTTGCTGTGTACAACTTCACTGATTTCGACAAGCAG GTTGGAGAGTCGGCTGGCCCTCAGTGCAAAGCCGCCCTTCAGGAAATAACTAGACTTGTCGACGAACAGCTTCGGTTGGATAGCCACTCTGTGAAGGCCTTGTTCGGAGCAGATTCG TTGAAAAATGACGGCGACTTCCTCTTTCTTCTGGCAGATGCAGCAGCCACAACA TTCCAGTATGGGAATCCTGATGCCTTGTGCTCTCCTCTAGCTAATGCGAAGAAAAAGGGGGAAAGTTTGGTG GAAACATATGCTCACTTTGTGAAAGATTACTTCATTAAAAAATTGGGGACTACAGTATCTTCTTATGATCAAGAGTATTTGAAGGAAACAACTCCCGATGATTCTA GTTCTAGACTTTGGTGGTTCCAAGTTTGCAGTGAAGTTGCCTATTTTCAAGTCGCACCCAAAAATGATAGTGTTCGTTCTGCGCAGCTTAATACAAG GTACAATTTGGACCTGTGTAAAAATGTTTATGGAGAAGGAGTTTATCCTGATGTGTTCATGACAAACTTATATTATGGAGGCACAAGTATTGCTG CTTCTAAAATTGTGTTTACAAATGGCTCTCAAGATCCATGGCGTCATGCCTCCAAACAGAATTCATCGGAAGACA TGCCATCATACATAATCAAATGTAGCAACTGCGGACATGGCACTGATTTGAGAGGATGTCCCCAGCTTCCTTTCAGGATTGAAG GTGACTCTTCAAACTGCACGTCCCCAGAAGCTGTGAACACAGTAAGGAAGCAGATCGTCAAGCACATCGACCTGTGGCTATCACAATGCCATGAACCAACAAG GGCGTGGTGA
- the LOC119271514 gene encoding probable serine protease EDA2 isoform X1: MGAGITAGATARLVVVPLLLLPLLLARGAEAVSLWRPPPEAGLLGSAPGRFLTQEEHWMSQTLDHFSPTDHRQFKQRYYEFLDYHRAPNGPVFLNICGEASCSGISNNYLAVMAKKFGAALVSPEHRYYGKSSPFEDLTTENLRFLSSKQALSDLAVFRQYYQETLNAKYNRSGADNSWFVFGGSYSGALSAWFRLKFPHLTCGSLASSGVVLAVYNFTDFDKQIGESAGPECKGALQEVTRLVDGQLQSGHNSVKELFGAKMLENDGDFLYLLADAAAIAFQYGNPDVLCSPLVEAKKNGTDLVEAFAHYVNDYYVGTFRAPVASYDQNYLKNTTPAESSYRLWWYQVCSEVAYFQVAPKNDSVRSAKIDTRYHLDLCKNVFGEGVYPDVSMTNLYYGGTRIAGSKIVFANGSQDPWRHASKQKSSEELPSYLIECSNCGHCTDISGCPQAPSNIGGDSSKCSSPEAVNKVRKQIVDHIDLWLSECQDQGHGAVTKRGSRWSIATY; this comes from the exons ATGGGAGCCGGAATTACCGCCGGCGCCACCGCCCGCCTCGTCGTCGTTCCGCTCCTGCTGCTACCCCTACTCCTCGCGCGCGGCGCCGAGGCTGTCAGCCTCTGGCGGCCGCCGCCGGAGGCCGGGCTCCTGGGCTCCGCCCCAGGCAGGTTCCTGACGCAGGAGGAGCACTGGATGAGCCAAACCCTCGACCACTTCTCCCCCACC GATCATCGGCAATTCAAGCAGCGGTACTACGAATTTCTCGATTACCACCGAGCTCCAAATGGCCCGGTCTTCTTAAATATATGTGGAGAAGCTTCATGCAGTGGGATTTCTAACAACTACTTAGCT GTGATGGCCAAGAAGTTTGGCGCTGCTTTGGTTTCTCCCGAGCATCGATACTATGGGAAGAGTTCCCCTTTTGAGGATTTGACGACAGAAAATCTAAGGTTCTTGTCATCAAAGCAGGCTTTATCAGACCTGGCTGTTTTCCGCCAGTATTATCAG GAAACATTAAATGCCAAGTATAATCGCTCAGGAGCAGACAATTCTTGGTTTGTGTTTGGAGGGTCGTACTCTGGAGCTCTCAGTGCTTGGTTCAGATTGAAATTTCCTCACTTAACATGTGGAAGTCTTGCAAGTTCAGGGGTTGTTCTTGCTGTTTACAACTTTACTGACTTCGACAAACAG ATTGGGGAGTCAGCTGGTCCAGAATGCAAAGGAGCACTTCAAGAAGTAACAAGACTTGTTGATGGACAACTTCAGTCTGGCCACAACTCGGTTAAAGAACTGTTTGGAGCAAAAATG TTAGAAAATGATGGTGACTTCCTTTACCTACTAGCAGACGCTGCAGCTATTGCG TTCCAATATGGCAACCCTGATGTTTTGTGCTCCCCACTAGTTGAAGCAAAGAAGAATGGTACGGAtttggtg GAAGCATTTGCTCATTACGTGAACGACTATTATGTTGGGACATTTAGGGCACCAGTTGCATCATATGATCAGAACTATTTGAAGAACACAACCCCTGCTGAATCTT CATATCGATTGTGGTGGTATCAAGTTTGCAGTGAGGTTGCATATTTCCAAGTGGCGCCAAAAAATGATAGCGTCCGTTCTGCAAAGATTGATACAAG GTATCATTTAGACTTGTGCAAAAATGTTTTTGGGGAAGGAGTTTATCCTGATGTGTCCATGACAAACTTATACTATGGAGGCACAAGAATTGCAG GTTCTAAAATTGTTTTTGCAAATGGCTCTCAAGACCCATGGCGCCATGCTTCCAAGCAGAAATCATCGGAAGAAC TGCCATCATACTTAATTGAGTGCAGCAACTGTGGGCATTGCACTGATATCTCCGGATGCCCTCAAGCACCCTCAAATATTGGAG GTGATTCATCCAAATGCTCATCTCCAGAAGCAGTGAACAAAGTAAGGAAGCAGATCGTCGATCACATCGACCTGTGGTTGTCAGAGTGCCAAGACCAAG GACACGGCGCGGTGACGAAGCGGGGGAGCAGATGGAGCATAGCCACCTACTGA
- the LOC119271494 gene encoding probable serine protease EDA2 isoform X1: MVSRAGFASLLGASFLLLLLRGAEPLGFSHRPMTAGDELSAAPSRYLTREERWMSQRLDHFSPTDHRQFNQRYFEFLDYHDDPTGPVFLRICGESSCDGLPNDYLAVIAKKFGAAVVTPEHRYYGKSSPFDSLTTDNLRFLSSKQALFDLAVFRQYYQEKLNSQYNRSAGFDNPWFVFGVSYSGALSAWFRLKFPHLTCGSLASSGVVLAVYNFTDFDKQVGESAGPQCKAALQEITRLVDEQLRLDSHSVKALFGADSLKNDGDFLFLLADAAATTFQYGNPDALCSPLANAKKKGESLVETYAHFVKDYFIKKLGTTVSSYDQEYLKETTPDDSSSRLWWFQVCSEVAYFQVAPKNDSVRSAQLNTRYNLDLCKNVYGEGVYPDVFMTNLYYGGTSIAASKIVFTNGSQDPWRHASKQNSSEDMPSYIIKCSNCGHGTDLRGCPQLPFRIEGDSSNCTSPEAVNTVRKQIVKHIDLWLSQCHEPTRSGSGTPSHSMAKLCSDHELPFTPLWLREVARLPSGSSHR; encoded by the exons ATGGTGTCCCGCGCTGGGTTCGCCTCCCTCCTCGGCGCCTccttcctcctgctcctcctgcGCGGCGCCGAGCCGCTCGGGTTCAGCCACCGCCCGATGACCGCCGGCGACGAGCTCTCGGCCGCCCCGAGCAGATACCTGACGCGGGAGGAGCGCTGGATGAGCCAGCGCCTCGACCACTTCTCCCCCACC GACCACCGCCAATTCAATCAGCGCTACTTCGAGTTCCTGGACTACCACGACGACCCCACCGGCCCGGTGTTCCTGCGCATCTGCGGCGAGTCCTCCTGCGACGGCCTCCCCAACGACTACCTCGCCGTCATCGCCAAGAAGTTCGGCGCCGCGGTGGTGACGCCGGAGCACCGGTACTACGGCAAGAGCTCCCCGTTCGACAGCCTCACCACCGACAACCTCAGGTTCCTGTCGTCCAAGCAGGCGCTCTTCGACCTCGCCGTCTTCCGCCAGTATTACCAG GAAAAACTGAATTCTCAGTACAACCGGAGCGCGGGGTTCGACAATCCGTGGTTTGTCTTCGGGGTCTCCTACTCCGGGGCTCTCAGCGCCTGGTTCAGGCTCAAGTTCCCTCACCTGACATGCGGAAGCCTCGCGAGCTCCGGGGTGGTTCTTGCTGTGTACAACTTCACTGATTTCGACAAGCAG GTTGGAGAGTCGGCTGGCCCTCAGTGCAAAGCCGCCCTTCAGGAAATAACTAGACTTGTCGACGAACAGCTTCGGTTGGATAGCCACTCTGTGAAGGCCTTGTTCGGAGCAGATTCG TTGAAAAATGACGGCGACTTCCTCTTTCTTCTGGCAGATGCAGCAGCCACAACA TTCCAGTATGGGAATCCTGATGCCTTGTGCTCTCCTCTAGCTAATGCGAAGAAAAAGGGGGAAAGTTTGGTG GAAACATATGCTCACTTTGTGAAAGATTACTTCATTAAAAAATTGGGGACTACAGTATCTTCTTATGATCAAGAGTATTTGAAGGAAACAACTCCCGATGATTCTA GTTCTAGACTTTGGTGGTTCCAAGTTTGCAGTGAAGTTGCCTATTTTCAAGTCGCACCCAAAAATGATAGTGTTCGTTCTGCGCAGCTTAATACAAG GTACAATTTGGACCTGTGTAAAAATGTTTATGGAGAAGGAGTTTATCCTGATGTGTTCATGACAAACTTATATTATGGAGGCACAAGTATTGCTG CTTCTAAAATTGTGTTTACAAATGGCTCTCAAGATCCATGGCGTCATGCCTCCAAACAGAATTCATCGGAAGACA TGCCATCATACATAATCAAATGTAGCAACTGCGGACATGGCACTGATTTGAGAGGATGTCCCCAGCTTCCTTTCAGGATTGAAG GTGACTCTTCAAACTGCACGTCCCCAGAAGCTGTGAACACAGTAAGGAAGCAGATCGTCAAGCACATCGACCTGTGGCTATCACAATGCCATGAACCAACAAGGTCAGGGTCTGGGACGCCTAGCCATTCGATGGCAAAACTGTGCAGTGATCATGAGCTGCCCTTCACACCTCTATGGTTGAGGGAGGTCGCTCGCCTTCCAAGTGGCAGCAGCCACCGTTAG
- the LOC119271514 gene encoding probable serine protease EDA2 isoform X2 — MGAGITAGATARLVVVPLLLLPLLLARGAEAVSLWRPPPEAGLLGSAPGRFLTQEEHWMSQTLDHFSPTDHRQFKQRYYEFLDYHRAPNGPVFLNICGEASCSGISNNYLAVMAKKFGAALVSPEHRYYGKSSPFEDLTTENLRFLSSKQALSDLAVFRQYYQETLNAKYNRSGADNSWFVFGGSYSGALSAWFRLKFPHLTCGSLASSGVVLAVYNFTDFDKQIGESAGPECKGALQEVTRLVDGQLQSGHNSVKELFGAKMLENDGDFLYLLADAAAIAFQYGNPDVLCSPLVEAKKNGTDLVEAFAHYVNDYYVGTFRAPVASYDQNYLKNTTPAESSYRLWWYQVCSEVAYFQVAPKNDSVRSAKIDTRYHLDLCKNVFGEGVYPDVSMTNLYYGGTRIAGSKIVFANGSQDPWRHASKQKSSEELPSYLIECSNCGHCTDISGCPQAPSNIGGDSSKCSSPEAVNKVRKQIVDHIDLWLSECQDQAGEQMEHSHLLITSAGERARYCCYLHETRIIQADETTRRLAAMKSYYWGVQI, encoded by the exons ATGGGAGCCGGAATTACCGCCGGCGCCACCGCCCGCCTCGTCGTCGTTCCGCTCCTGCTGCTACCCCTACTCCTCGCGCGCGGCGCCGAGGCTGTCAGCCTCTGGCGGCCGCCGCCGGAGGCCGGGCTCCTGGGCTCCGCCCCAGGCAGGTTCCTGACGCAGGAGGAGCACTGGATGAGCCAAACCCTCGACCACTTCTCCCCCACC GATCATCGGCAATTCAAGCAGCGGTACTACGAATTTCTCGATTACCACCGAGCTCCAAATGGCCCGGTCTTCTTAAATATATGTGGAGAAGCTTCATGCAGTGGGATTTCTAACAACTACTTAGCT GTGATGGCCAAGAAGTTTGGCGCTGCTTTGGTTTCTCCCGAGCATCGATACTATGGGAAGAGTTCCCCTTTTGAGGATTTGACGACAGAAAATCTAAGGTTCTTGTCATCAAAGCAGGCTTTATCAGACCTGGCTGTTTTCCGCCAGTATTATCAG GAAACATTAAATGCCAAGTATAATCGCTCAGGAGCAGACAATTCTTGGTTTGTGTTTGGAGGGTCGTACTCTGGAGCTCTCAGTGCTTGGTTCAGATTGAAATTTCCTCACTTAACATGTGGAAGTCTTGCAAGTTCAGGGGTTGTTCTTGCTGTTTACAACTTTACTGACTTCGACAAACAG ATTGGGGAGTCAGCTGGTCCAGAATGCAAAGGAGCACTTCAAGAAGTAACAAGACTTGTTGATGGACAACTTCAGTCTGGCCACAACTCGGTTAAAGAACTGTTTGGAGCAAAAATG TTAGAAAATGATGGTGACTTCCTTTACCTACTAGCAGACGCTGCAGCTATTGCG TTCCAATATGGCAACCCTGATGTTTTGTGCTCCCCACTAGTTGAAGCAAAGAAGAATGGTACGGAtttggtg GAAGCATTTGCTCATTACGTGAACGACTATTATGTTGGGACATTTAGGGCACCAGTTGCATCATATGATCAGAACTATTTGAAGAACACAACCCCTGCTGAATCTT CATATCGATTGTGGTGGTATCAAGTTTGCAGTGAGGTTGCATATTTCCAAGTGGCGCCAAAAAATGATAGCGTCCGTTCTGCAAAGATTGATACAAG GTATCATTTAGACTTGTGCAAAAATGTTTTTGGGGAAGGAGTTTATCCTGATGTGTCCATGACAAACTTATACTATGGAGGCACAAGAATTGCAG GTTCTAAAATTGTTTTTGCAAATGGCTCTCAAGACCCATGGCGCCATGCTTCCAAGCAGAAATCATCGGAAGAAC TGCCATCATACTTAATTGAGTGCAGCAACTGTGGGCATTGCACTGATATCTCCGGATGCCCTCAAGCACCCTCAAATATTGGAG GTGATTCATCCAAATGCTCATCTCCAGAAGCAGTGAACAAAGTAAGGAAGCAGATCGTCGATCACATCGACCTGTGGTTGTCAGAGTGCCAAGACCAAG CGGGGGAGCAGATGGAGCATAGCCACCTACTGATCACCTCTGCAGGCGAACGCGCACGATATTGCTGTTATTTACACGAAACACGAATAATACAGGCAGACGAAACAACTAGGCGATTGGCGGCCATGAAATCTTACTACTGGGGGGTGCAGATATGA